The Deltaproteobacteria bacterium region TATCCCGAGGGGTGGCCAAATGCCGTTTTCATGCTGCTTGAGCCGATGTTTCAATATACGATAATCAGCAAATTGTCATCAGTTATTTTTACGTTTTCTGTGCTTTCGTCCTTCAGGATTCCGGTTTTTCCCCTTTCCATCGTTGACTGGACCCTTGATACGTTGTTTCATGCGACAGGTGAAGGAATGCTTGGGAATGGCATCCCTCCGCCGGCCATTTCTCATTTACAAAGAAGGAGATCGACCTCCGCCCCTTTCGTTGGAGGAATTGCCAGCATAATCCCTAGCATATCGGTTCAACAAAGATTTTCATCTTGCCGCCGCAGACATCCCCTCCTTTGGTCCCCAGATCGTCCGTCAGATCCACCTCGATAATCTCTGGTTTCTTTTCGGTGAGAAGGGTGCGGAAAGCGGCGCTTCGCACCTGGTTTTCTCCACAACCCCCTCCAACGGAGCCATAAGTCGAGCCGTCGGCAAAAATAAGCATTTTGCCCCCGACCTCCCGTGGGGTCGATCCCTTGGCCTCGATGATTGTGGCGAGACAAAGAGGGGTTCCCTGTTTCGTCAGTTCCTCTATTTTTTCAAAAATTTCCCGATCGGTCATAAGCCTACTCCTATGCTCCGGCGGAGCGTCCTCGCTTGCTC contains the following coding sequences:
- a CDS encoding XdhC family protein; protein product: MTDREIFEKIEELTKQGTPLCLATIIEAKGSTPREVGGKMLIFADGSTYGSVGGGCGENQVRSAAFRTLLTEKKPEIIEVDLTDDLGTKGGDVCGGKMKIFVEPIC